The following coding sequences are from one Pelagicoccus sp. SDUM812003 window:
- a CDS encoding CmpA/NrtA family ABC transporter substrate-binding protein codes for MKNLRRLITAASLTLAVSSATAEQLDLEKDELKFGFIKLTDCAPLVIAKEKGFFEEEGLQVEVIAQPNWKQLLDNVINGELDGAHMLSGQPIAATIGFGTQAHIITAYTLDLNGNGITVSNSIWEEMQYNDPALDTDTPPHPITADALKPIVEEKIDAGEKLQMGMVFPVSTHNYEIRYWLAAAGIHPGFYTAEDKKGFTNAQVELSVTPPPQMPATLESGNISGYCVGEPWNQQAVAKGIGVPVTTNYDIWKNNPEKVFGVTAKWAEENPNTHIAVVKALIRAGKWLDETDEDGTLVNREEAVRILSQPNYVGADFDVIKNSMTGYFYFQKTDKREMPDFNVFFKYHSTYPWYSDGIWFLTQMRRWGQITEPKSADWYHETAKKVYRPDVYLEAARHLLEEGYIEEADIPWETDGYKPATDEFIDGITYDPKDPIGYLNAHTIGNKD; via the coding sequence ATGAAAAACCTTAGAAGACTTATCACCGCAGCGAGCCTCACGCTGGCTGTTTCCTCCGCTACTGCGGAGCAACTGGACCTGGAAAAGGACGAGCTGAAATTTGGCTTCATCAAGCTGACCGACTGCGCCCCGCTTGTGATCGCCAAGGAGAAGGGCTTCTTCGAGGAAGAGGGCCTTCAGGTGGAGGTGATCGCCCAGCCGAACTGGAAGCAGCTCTTGGATAACGTGATCAACGGCGAGCTTGACGGAGCCCATATGCTCTCCGGCCAGCCCATCGCGGCGACCATTGGGTTTGGCACCCAGGCCCACATCATCACGGCCTACACTTTGGACCTGAACGGAAACGGTATCACGGTTTCGAACTCCATCTGGGAGGAAATGCAGTACAACGATCCGGCTTTGGATACCGATACGCCGCCTCATCCCATCACGGCGGACGCCCTCAAGCCGATCGTCGAGGAGAAGATCGATGCGGGCGAGAAACTGCAGATGGGAATGGTTTTCCCTGTATCCACTCATAACTACGAGATCCGCTACTGGCTGGCGGCCGCTGGCATTCATCCCGGTTTCTACACCGCGGAGGACAAGAAGGGTTTCACCAACGCCCAGGTCGAACTTTCCGTGACGCCCCCGCCTCAAATGCCGGCCACGCTCGAGAGCGGAAACATCAGCGGCTACTGCGTGGGCGAGCCTTGGAACCAGCAGGCGGTGGCCAAGGGCATTGGCGTGCCGGTGACCACCAACTACGACATTTGGAAGAACAACCCGGAAAAGGTGTTCGGCGTGACCGCGAAGTGGGCCGAAGAGAATCCGAATACGCATATCGCTGTCGTTAAGGCTTTGATACGCGCCGGCAAATGGCTCGACGAAACGGATGAAGACGGGACGCTGGTCAATCGCGAAGAGGCGGTTCGTATCCTCTCCCAGCCCAACTATGTCGGGGCGGACTTCGACGTGATCAAGAACTCCATGACCGGCTACTTCTACTTCCAGAAGACCGACAAGCGCGAGATGCCGGACTTCAATGTGTTCTTCAAGTACCACAGCACGTATCCATGGTACAGCGACGGAATCTGGTTCCTCACGCAGATGCGCCGCTGGGGCCAGATCACCGAGCCGAAGTCGGCTGACTGGTACCACGAAACCGCGAAGAAGGTCTATCGCCCTGACGTGTATTTGGAAGCGGCTCGCCACCTTCTTGAAGAAGGCTACATCGAGGAGGCGGACATCCCTTGGGAGACCGATGGATACAAGCCGGCGACCGACGAGTTCATCGACGGGATCACCTATGACCCCAAGGATCCGATCGGCTACCTGAACGCTCACACGATCGGAAACAAGGACTAG
- a CDS encoding ATP-binding protein: MSTSDHDLAKANEALRERIQELERINASLTHQVERATQAAENSSIGRAAKELEEQVEERNRQLEETLLELERSNEELTIAKEKAEASAHAKSQFLATMSHEIRTPMNGLVGVLTLIEDGLPASKRKLLKTAQNCSEDLLLIINDILDISKIEAGKMNLERIVFDARELLESVCELHSASAHAKGLEIVCDTDPQHDYQCLGDPLRIRQVISNIVSNAVKFTDKGEVVVKASVLLNPIIGNSLFIEIMDTGVGISAQAQERLFETFSQANSSTTRKFGGTGLGLAIAKKFVELMGGEIGVASNENVGTTFWLQIPHPNERPHGRHSFDTEKIAGKRVLIVDSNETNRAYLSRWLTYWDCQVTDSGSMKDLFENISKLDTPERPSYDIFLIDQKRADRHRESWKKAAEDILQASRTRIITLCRAQDGRDWTLDDPNSLAKPVTIGRLHDCLAGNASADDSSDAQRKGIAFQRYESLRLLLVDDNITNRLIASQLLEQRHGIKAKTAANGIEALETLRDEPYDIVLMDCMMPDMDGYEASRAIRRGEVGATNKDVIIIALTANAMSGDREECLAAGMDDYLTKPLRAALLAKALHKWVGGKKSPSVHKIPEEPRDNSGDEFARALSCEPLFDPTNLIEMYEEEYAVINNLLEFFLSNLDDTLSQLQEAVESNADAERLRFLSHQIKGSAANYGAQRLFLITKTMEQHCVQNEKEKAISLFPETKEIVSRTIREIAQFSVDSNGTASQ, encoded by the coding sequence ATGAGCACCTCCGACCACGATCTTGCCAAAGCGAACGAAGCCCTTCGCGAGCGTATCCAGGAACTGGAGAGGATCAACGCGTCGCTCACGCATCAGGTGGAGCGGGCGACCCAAGCGGCTGAAAACAGCTCCATCGGGCGCGCTGCCAAGGAATTGGAGGAACAGGTAGAGGAGCGCAATCGTCAGCTGGAAGAGACCTTGCTCGAGCTGGAAAGATCCAACGAGGAATTGACCATCGCCAAGGAAAAGGCGGAGGCCTCAGCCCATGCCAAGAGCCAGTTTCTGGCCACCATGAGCCACGAGATCCGCACTCCCATGAACGGATTGGTCGGCGTGCTCACCCTCATCGAAGACGGCCTGCCGGCGTCCAAACGCAAGCTCCTCAAAACTGCCCAAAACTGCTCGGAGGACCTGCTGCTCATCATCAACGACATCCTCGACATCTCCAAGATCGAAGCGGGCAAGATGAATCTCGAGCGCATCGTCTTCGACGCCCGCGAACTGCTGGAAAGCGTATGCGAACTCCATAGCGCCAGCGCTCATGCCAAAGGGCTGGAAATCGTCTGCGATACCGATCCGCAGCACGACTACCAATGCCTCGGCGACCCGCTTCGCATTCGGCAAGTGATCTCAAACATCGTCAGCAACGCGGTGAAGTTCACCGACAAAGGCGAAGTCGTGGTGAAGGCCAGCGTGCTGCTCAACCCCATCATCGGAAACAGCCTGTTCATCGAGATAATGGATACCGGAGTCGGCATCAGCGCCCAGGCCCAGGAACGCCTCTTCGAAACCTTCTCCCAAGCCAACTCCTCCACCACCCGCAAGTTCGGCGGCACCGGACTCGGCCTGGCCATCGCCAAAAAGTTCGTCGAGCTCATGGGAGGGGAAATCGGCGTCGCTAGCAACGAAAACGTAGGCACCACCTTCTGGCTGCAGATCCCCCACCCCAATGAGCGCCCCCATGGTCGGCACTCCTTCGACACGGAAAAGATCGCCGGAAAACGCGTGCTGATCGTCGACTCCAACGAGACGAACCGCGCCTACCTTTCCCGCTGGCTCACCTACTGGGACTGCCAAGTGACTGACTCGGGCTCCATGAAGGATCTATTCGAGAATATCAGCAAATTGGATACACCAGAGCGACCGAGCTACGACATCTTCCTGATCGATCAAAAGCGGGCAGATCGGCATAGGGAGAGCTGGAAGAAAGCCGCGGAGGACATCCTGCAAGCCAGTCGTACCCGAATCATCACCCTCTGCCGCGCTCAGGACGGCCGCGACTGGACCCTGGACGATCCCAACAGCCTCGCAAAACCTGTCACCATCGGGCGCCTTCACGATTGCCTCGCTGGGAACGCATCGGCAGACGATTCCTCCGACGCCCAACGAAAAGGCATCGCTTTTCAGCGCTACGAGTCGCTGCGCCTCCTGCTGGTGGACGACAACATCACCAACCGCTTGATCGCTTCCCAGCTCCTCGAACAACGTCATGGCATCAAGGCGAAAACCGCCGCCAACGGCATCGAAGCCCTCGAAACCCTCAGAGACGAGCCGTACGACATCGTGCTGATGGATTGCATGATGCCCGATATGGACGGGTACGAGGCCTCGCGGGCTATTCGCCGCGGGGAAGTGGGAGCCACCAACAAGGACGTGATCATCATCGCCCTCACCGCCAACGCCATGAGTGGCGACCGTGAAGAGTGCCTCGCCGCCGGCATGGACGACTACCTCACCAAACCGCTGCGGGCCGCCTTGCTGGCCAAAGCTCTCCACAAATGGGTGGGCGGAAAAAAGAGCCCCTCCGTGCACAAAATCCCCGAGGAGCCCCGTGACAATTCCGGAGACGAGTTCGCCAGAGCCCTCTCGTGCGAACCCCTTTTCGACCCGACGAATCTGATTGAGATGTACGAGGAAGAGTACGCGGTCATCAACAATCTGCTGGAGTTCTTCCTTTCGAATCTGGACGACACCTTGAGCCAGCTGCAAGAAGCGGTCGAATCGAACGCCGACGCCGAACGGCTACGCTTTCTTTCGCATCAGATAAAAGGCTCCGCCGCCAACTACGGCGCCCAGCGGCTTTTCCTCATCACCAAAACCATGGAGCAGCACTGCGTGCAGAACGAAAAGGAAAAAGCGATTTCGCTCTTCCCGGAAACCAAAGAAATCGTTTCGCGCACAATTCGGGAAATCGCTCAGTTCAGCGTGGACAGCAACGGAACCGCAAGTCAGTAG
- a CDS encoding PQQ-binding-like beta-propeller repeat protein translates to MPLHAAASADWKTYLGDAASSQFSTLDQITVRNVHQLELAWQWQGGADDPDGRSQIQCNPLVIEGALYGTDARLDLVAIDAATGQQLWRLDPYEGLDSNEGRGVNRGLAYWENGDEKRILFGVNRYLIAIDPGTGRRIADFGVDGRVDLKAELGRDVEGYQVQANTPGVVFENLIIMGMRVGEGPAPSAPGPIRAYDVRTGELVWKFNTIPRPGEFGYDTWPEDAYLKTGGANVWTGMSIDRERGMVFCPTGSAAFDFWGGDRLGQNLFANCLLALDARTGERIWHYQFVHHDIWDRDLPAPPNLFTMQRDGEVIPAVAQITKSGHVFVFHRETGEPLYPIEEIPVPWSDLAGEQAWPTQPLPTKPEPFARQVFSYDLITDVSPESHKEALDRFVTLKPHTPFMPPSQEGTIIFPGYDGGGEWGGAAVDPQGVIYINSNEMPWILTMVDTTKATGTGERIYMQNCAGCHGADRSGSPAQNIPALLNVGERLSPQDVSDRIELGKGVMPAFGFFADSDRDAIVDYLLTVDSGDRHEIEATASSDEASQPRRPWTHTGYNRWFDSKGYPAVKPPWGTLNAIDLNTGEYLWKTTLGIVPELVEKGLPPTGTENYGGPVVTAGGLLFIGASKDEYFRAFDRATGEELWRYKLPAGGYSTPSTYEVDGRQYVVIACGGGKMGTKSGDYYLAFALADK, encoded by the coding sequence ATGCCTCTTCACGCTGCCGCTTCGGCGGACTGGAAAACGTACTTGGGCGACGCCGCCTCGAGTCAGTTTTCGACCTTGGATCAGATCACTGTTCGGAACGTGCATCAGCTGGAACTGGCTTGGCAATGGCAGGGAGGCGCGGACGATCCGGACGGTCGCAGCCAGATCCAATGCAATCCGCTGGTGATCGAAGGCGCGCTCTACGGAACCGACGCCCGGCTCGATCTGGTGGCTATCGATGCAGCGACGGGCCAGCAACTCTGGCGCCTGGATCCCTACGAGGGACTCGACTCGAACGAAGGTCGGGGCGTGAATCGCGGCCTGGCGTATTGGGAGAATGGAGACGAGAAACGAATCCTTTTCGGGGTCAACCGTTACCTGATCGCGATCGATCCAGGGACCGGGCGGCGCATCGCGGATTTCGGCGTCGATGGCCGCGTCGATTTGAAGGCCGAACTGGGACGCGACGTGGAAGGCTACCAAGTGCAGGCCAACACGCCTGGCGTCGTCTTCGAGAATCTCATCATCATGGGCATGCGGGTAGGCGAGGGGCCTGCTCCTTCCGCTCCGGGTCCGATCCGAGCGTACGACGTTCGCACCGGCGAGCTGGTTTGGAAGTTCAACACCATCCCGCGCCCGGGCGAATTCGGCTACGACACCTGGCCGGAAGACGCCTATCTGAAAACCGGGGGAGCCAATGTCTGGACGGGCATGTCGATCGATCGCGAACGCGGCATGGTTTTTTGTCCGACCGGCTCGGCGGCTTTCGACTTTTGGGGCGGGGATCGCCTCGGTCAGAATCTATTCGCCAACTGCTTGCTGGCGCTCGACGCCCGTACTGGAGAACGCATCTGGCACTACCAATTCGTGCACCACGACATTTGGGACCGCGATTTGCCGGCACCGCCCAATCTGTTTACGATGCAGCGAGACGGAGAGGTCATCCCAGCGGTAGCCCAGATCACCAAATCCGGACACGTTTTCGTGTTTCATCGCGAGACCGGAGAGCCGCTCTATCCGATCGAGGAAATTCCAGTGCCATGGTCTGACCTAGCGGGCGAGCAAGCCTGGCCGACGCAGCCGCTGCCGACCAAACCGGAGCCGTTCGCTCGTCAGGTTTTCAGTTATGACCTGATCACCGACGTTTCCCCCGAATCCCATAAGGAAGCGCTCGATCGCTTCGTGACCCTGAAACCTCACACCCCTTTCATGCCCCCGAGTCAGGAGGGAACGATCATTTTCCCCGGCTACGACGGGGGTGGCGAATGGGGTGGAGCGGCGGTCGATCCGCAAGGCGTCATTTACATCAACTCCAACGAGATGCCGTGGATCCTCACCATGGTCGATACCACGAAGGCGACCGGAACCGGCGAGCGCATCTACATGCAGAACTGCGCCGGCTGCCACGGCGCGGACCGAAGCGGAAGCCCTGCCCAGAACATTCCCGCCTTGCTGAATGTGGGAGAGCGTCTGTCGCCGCAGGACGTTTCGGATCGCATCGAGTTGGGCAAAGGCGTAATGCCTGCCTTCGGCTTCTTTGCGGACTCGGATCGCGACGCCATCGTGGACTATCTCTTGACGGTGGACTCCGGCGATCGGCATGAAATCGAAGCCACCGCGTCCAGCGATGAGGCGTCGCAGCCGCGGCGTCCGTGGACCCACACCGGCTACAACCGCTGGTTTGATTCGAAAGGCTACCCTGCGGTGAAGCCGCCTTGGGGCACCCTGAACGCCATCGACCTCAACACCGGCGAGTACCTTTGGAAAACGACGCTCGGCATCGTGCCGGAACTCGTGGAAAAAGGGCTGCCGCCGACCGGTACCGAAAACTACGGCGGTCCGGTGGTCACGGCGGGAGGGCTGCTGTTTATCGGAGCCAGCAAGGACGAGTATTTTCGCGCGTTCGACCGGGCGACGGGAGAGGAGCTTTGGCGCTACAAGCTGCCCGCGGGCGGCTACTCGACGCCGTCCACCTACGAGGTCGATGGGCGGCAGTACGTGGTGATCGCCTGCGGTGGTGGAAAAATGGGTACAAAGAGCGGCGACTACTATTTGGCGTTCGCGTTAGCGGACAAGTAG
- a CDS encoding LysR family transcriptional regulator, giving the protein MRDDIIDSRQLLAFKTLAETGSFTLAAKQLNLTQSAVSHSIKALEDDLGCALINRLGRKIHLTEAGDIFLAAAERIHQRMHRVRSELEALSRWGAGRLRIGAGTTACQYILPTVIREFRQTFPDCQLSISPNDAKELMDELRGNEIDLAFTLAPLSDDDIECQTVFEDTLQFAVAPSHPWANRKVAPGSEIDEQTFVTYSKRSLTFESIRRHFRNEGHTFSKVIELGSMEAIKELVKIGIGVGIIAPWVTQKEAHEGSIFLLSPSRKALKRSWGVCYVKGRRLSLMEETFIGLCESACDCLEQ; this is encoded by the coding sequence ATGAGGGATGATATCATAGACAGCCGTCAGCTCCTGGCATTCAAGACTCTGGCCGAAACGGGGAGCTTCACCTTGGCCGCCAAGCAGCTCAATCTTACGCAATCCGCGGTGAGCCACTCCATCAAGGCGCTCGAAGACGATCTCGGCTGCGCCTTGATCAATCGCTTGGGTCGCAAGATCCACCTGACCGAGGCGGGTGACATCTTCCTCGCCGCCGCCGAGCGCATCCACCAACGCATGCATCGGGTGCGTTCGGAGCTGGAGGCGCTGAGCCGCTGGGGAGCGGGGCGTCTGCGCATCGGGGCAGGCACCACCGCTTGCCAGTACATCCTGCCCACCGTCATTCGCGAGTTCCGCCAAACCTTTCCCGACTGCCAGCTCTCCATTTCGCCAAACGACGCCAAGGAACTGATGGATGAATTGCGGGGAAACGAGATCGATCTCGCCTTCACCCTCGCCCCGCTGTCCGACGACGATATCGAATGCCAAACGGTATTCGAAGACACCCTACAGTTCGCCGTGGCCCCATCCCATCCTTGGGCCAATCGCAAGGTGGCTCCGGGCTCGGAGATCGACGAGCAAACCTTCGTCACCTACAGCAAGCGCAGCCTTACCTTCGAAAGCATTCGCCGACACTTTCGCAACGAAGGGCACACCTTTTCCAAGGTTATCGAGCTGGGCAGCATGGAGGCCATCAAGGAGCTGGTGAAAATCGGCATCGGCGTCGGTATCATCGCTCCATGGGTAACGCAGAAGGAAGCCCACGAAGGCAGCATCTTCCTGCTCTCCCCCAGCCGCAAGGCCCTCAAGCGCTCCTGGGGCGTCTGCTACGTGAAAGGCCGACGCCTCTCCCTGATGGAGGAAACCTTCATCGGTCTGTGCGAAAGCGCCTGCGATTGCCTGGAACAATAG
- a CDS encoding DUF5694 domain-containing protein, translating into MPDSPFYSRLPALQRFPRVALLAIALAATTLASAKPEILILGTDHLSQTYREGQPKTDVLSPENQASLERFRDEIVAFAPDAVMIEVLPSRQEKTDEEYALFRENALDPSRLEYPRHELYQLAFPIALTLGLDQVHCVNSIGGTSQGILTNGDNIEIYREAGKELREFAIAKYQQLGDGDLSFYGFLHFLNTPEAYNKIYHLRYMAPARVRNGTFSNPDERVPPESYLETEYIGAELISIFKNRDFKIYSNIVTRQLETGCQRILLIVGTGHVGSLRSIFRDDPEFELVDALAYLSANANAK; encoded by the coding sequence GTGCCTGATTCGCCCTTCTACTCTCGTCTCCCTGCGCTGCAGCGTTTCCCGCGCGTTGCTTTGCTGGCCATCGCGCTGGCCGCCACCACGCTCGCGAGCGCCAAACCTGAGATCCTGATCCTGGGAACCGATCATCTCAGCCAAACCTATCGGGAAGGCCAGCCAAAGACCGATGTGTTGAGCCCGGAAAATCAGGCTTCGCTCGAACGATTTCGAGACGAGATCGTCGCCTTCGCTCCCGACGCGGTGATGATCGAAGTCCTGCCCAGCCGACAGGAGAAAACCGACGAGGAATACGCTCTCTTCCGCGAGAACGCTTTGGATCCCTCGCGCCTAGAGTATCCGCGACACGAGCTTTACCAGCTGGCCTTCCCCATCGCCCTAACGCTGGGGCTGGATCAAGTGCATTGCGTGAATTCGATCGGCGGCACCTCGCAGGGAATCCTCACCAATGGCGACAACATCGAGATCTACCGCGAAGCGGGAAAGGAGCTTCGGGAATTCGCCATCGCGAAGTACCAGCAACTGGGCGACGGCGACCTGTCCTTCTACGGCTTTCTCCACTTTCTGAATACACCGGAAGCCTACAACAAGATCTACCATCTTCGCTACATGGCGCCCGCCCGCGTCCGTAACGGCACTTTCTCGAATCCCGACGAACGCGTACCGCCTGAGTCATACTTGGAAACTGAATACATCGGAGCCGAGCTGATCTCGATATTCAAAAACAGAGATTTCAAGATCTACTCGAACATTGTCACACGACAGCTGGAAACCGGTTGCCAGCGCATTCTACTGATCGTCGGCACCGGCCACGTGGGCAGCCTTCGCAGCATCTTCCGCGACGACCCGGAATTCGAACTCGTCGACGCTCTTGCCTACTTGTCCGCTAACGCGAACGCCAAATAG
- a CDS encoding ABC transporter substrate-binding protein yields MQPSRISDARISPSVFNRRSVTRLGYIGLVDAAPLIVAAEYGLFEKKGLNVALSREVGWATIREKINFGELEAAHALCTLPFASSFGMGAPAVSCITGLVLSRGGNAIVLSEELRRRGVKNKETLKMDVDNRKAFRKYKFATVYACSSHNFHLREWLIEAGIDPEEDVELVTLPPTQMCRNLHAGTIDGFCAGEPWGSLAISQKIGWSPVNSVDLSPGHPEKVLMVRERFAEEHPDEHIALMSALIEACALCDDPTHRSEISEMISDRKRINCPAELIEQCLSPQFNYGLGRVESSPAFMRFYAQDSNRPSAADREWIVSRLVENCGQIDAAAVDRASTVFREDLYEKALSRARFVPA; encoded by the coding sequence GTGCAACCCTCTAGAATTTCTGATGCCAGAATCTCTCCCTCTGTCTTCAATCGTCGCTCGGTGACGCGGCTAGGCTACATCGGTCTGGTGGACGCGGCTCCTTTGATCGTCGCAGCCGAATATGGTCTTTTCGAAAAGAAGGGTCTGAACGTGGCGTTGAGTCGCGAAGTGGGTTGGGCGACGATTCGCGAGAAGATCAATTTCGGCGAGCTCGAGGCGGCGCACGCCCTTTGCACCCTGCCGTTCGCCAGTTCCTTTGGCATGGGAGCCCCAGCGGTTTCCTGCATCACTGGCTTGGTGCTCAGCCGAGGCGGAAACGCCATCGTGCTTTCCGAGGAGCTGCGTCGTCGCGGGGTCAAGAACAAGGAGACGCTCAAGATGGACGTGGACAACCGCAAGGCGTTTCGAAAGTACAAGTTCGCCACGGTCTACGCGTGTTCCTCTCACAATTTCCACCTGCGCGAGTGGCTGATCGAGGCAGGCATCGATCCGGAGGAAGATGTGGAGCTGGTGACGCTTCCTCCGACGCAGATGTGTCGAAATCTCCATGCCGGCACCATCGACGGGTTCTGCGCCGGAGAGCCGTGGGGCAGCCTCGCCATTTCGCAGAAGATCGGCTGGTCGCCGGTCAATTCCGTGGACCTCAGCCCTGGGCATCCGGAAAAGGTGCTGATGGTGCGGGAGCGTTTCGCTGAGGAGCATCCGGACGAGCACATCGCTTTGATGTCGGCATTGATCGAAGCCTGCGCCCTTTGCGACGATCCGACCCATCGCTCCGAGATTTCGGAAATGATCAGCGATCGCAAACGCATCAATTGCCCTGCCGAGCTGATCGAGCAATGCTTGTCGCCACAATTCAACTACGGATTGGGGAGGGTGGAAAGCAGTCCGGCCTTTATGCGCTTCTACGCCCAGGATTCGAATCGACCCAGCGCCGCGGATCGCGAATGGATCGTCAGCCGCCTGGTGGAGAACTGCGGCCAGATCGACGCTGCCGCCGTGGATCGGGCTTCGACCGTTTTCCGCGAGGATCTCTACGAGAAGGCTCTCTCTCGAGCTCGCTTCGTGCCCGCCTGA
- a CDS encoding ABC transporter permease subunit, with the protein MAESAKDKVKYKILKALDVSGFTVFDPVIRLAFGEEPQKQLQSILKYLVIPIFFVLACLWFWDWLGPRHKTKSGEVPTPDVVWDSVKINDTIADREKVKRQDFLLSGEQRQRVFQQVSTDYAMLENEVEDAKALVAEKEAEKASRIETRIAPIESRYDELRSEYRDAAKARDAEIASISEEVAAGRTDKSVLIKAIRQDALASDAERDELNALKTQIDEIRGAKYKPLDDARKRYDSLADKLFFLKTRLEFLDDRNLNVKLDEEKAELEAYLAELAAAETAKEALSIAKRAVRSEESIERLAGQEYASAVTIYHQIKRSIFTVFVGFFMAAFVAIPVGIMCGLNKIFMACMTPIISIFKPVSPVVWLLIFQIVVGAFFPDPENHPLFNFLNSLPFISSLEVNPALIFSACTVAMCAVWPALVNTALGVSSIDNDHINVARVLRLGFWDRLFKIVIPSALPLVFAGLRISLGVGWMVLIAAEALSSSDGLGKFVWDEYQNGSSLTFANIIMVCFVVGIIGFFLDRMMIVLQRFVSFDDKGATV; encoded by the coding sequence ATGGCTGAATCGGCTAAGGACAAAGTTAAGTATAAAATCCTCAAGGCGCTCGATGTGAGCGGCTTTACGGTATTCGATCCGGTGATACGGCTCGCTTTCGGCGAAGAGCCGCAAAAGCAGCTTCAGAGCATCCTCAAGTACCTGGTGATCCCTATCTTTTTCGTGTTGGCCTGTCTCTGGTTCTGGGACTGGCTCGGCCCGAGGCATAAGACCAAGTCGGGCGAGGTTCCTACGCCGGATGTCGTTTGGGATTCGGTGAAGATCAACGATACCATAGCGGACCGCGAGAAGGTGAAGCGACAGGACTTTCTGCTGAGCGGGGAGCAGCGCCAGCGCGTTTTTCAGCAGGTTTCGACGGACTACGCCATGCTGGAAAATGAAGTGGAGGATGCGAAAGCGTTGGTTGCCGAGAAGGAGGCCGAAAAGGCGTCCCGCATCGAGACGCGCATCGCTCCGATCGAATCCCGCTACGACGAGTTGAGATCTGAATACAGAGATGCTGCCAAAGCTCGGGATGCTGAGATCGCCAGCATTTCGGAGGAGGTCGCCGCTGGCCGTACGGACAAGAGCGTTCTAATCAAGGCGATTCGGCAGGATGCCCTGGCGTCGGACGCCGAGCGGGATGAGCTCAATGCGCTTAAGACCCAGATCGATGAGATTCGCGGCGCCAAGTACAAGCCGCTGGACGACGCGCGCAAGCGGTACGACAGCCTGGCGGACAAGCTTTTCTTTCTCAAGACGCGCCTCGAGTTTCTCGACGATCGCAACCTCAACGTGAAGCTGGACGAGGAGAAGGCCGAGCTAGAGGCTTATTTGGCCGAGCTCGCTGCGGCGGAGACCGCCAAGGAGGCGCTGTCCATAGCCAAGCGAGCGGTGCGATCGGAGGAAAGCATCGAGCGCCTGGCGGGGCAGGAGTACGCGTCCGCAGTGACCATCTATCACCAGATCAAGCGTTCCATCTTCACCGTTTTCGTGGGATTCTTCATGGCGGCTTTCGTGGCTATCCCGGTGGGAATCATGTGCGGGTTGAACAAGATCTTCATGGCGTGCATGACGCCTATCATTTCCATCTTCAAGCCGGTCTCGCCGGTGGTATGGCTATTGATCTTTCAAATCGTAGTAGGGGCGTTCTTCCCGGATCCGGAGAACCACCCGCTGTTTAACTTTCTCAACTCGCTTCCCTTCATCTCCTCCTTGGAGGTGAATCCCGCGCTGATCTTCTCCGCGTGCACGGTGGCCATGTGCGCGGTGTGGCCGGCGCTAGTCAACACGGCCCTGGGCGTGTCCTCCATCGACAACGACCACATCAACGTGGCCCGCGTGCTGCGTCTGGGCTTCTGGGATCGCCTGTTCAAGATCGTCATCCCCTCCGCTCTGCCGCTGGTTTTCGCCGGGTTGCGCATTTCGCTGGGCGTCGGTTGGATGGTGTTGATCGCGGCGGAAGCGCTGTCCTCGTCGGACGGCTTGGGCAAGTTCGTCTGGGATGAGTACCAGAACGGCTCGTCCCTGACCTTCGCCAACATCATCATGGTCTGCTTCGTGGTGGGAATCATCGGGTTCTTCCTCGATCGCATGATGATCGTGCTGCAGCGCTTCGTCTCCTTTGACGACAAGGGCGCCACTGTCTAG